In a genomic window of Ranitomeya imitator isolate aRanImi1 chromosome 5, aRanImi1.pri, whole genome shotgun sequence:
- the LOC138681453 gene encoding cystatin-like, with product MAVFWKICVVVTLALCSQGFAQNKKMVPAGGWRDINENDEHGQAALRYATEEYNKVNKDEYITDVSKIIRLRRQVVAGMKYSIEVEALVSRCSQNEFTAEECQNQKTTKRRCFFDVFVVAWRNHKELRKGYCSKNQ from the exons ATGGCCGTGTTCTGGAAAATTTGTGTTGTGGTCACATTAGCTCTATGTTCACAAGGCTTTGCGCAAAACAAGAAAATGGTCCCTGCGGGAGGTTGGAGAGATATTAATGAAAATGATGAACATGGACAAGCGGCATTGCGGTATGCCACGGAAGAATACAACAAGGTCAACAAAGACGAGTACATCACCGATGTCAGCAAAATCATCCGACTAAGGAGACAG GTGGTTGCTGGTATGAAATATTCCATAGAAGTTGAAGCCCTTGTCAGTCGCTGCTCTCAAAACGAATTTACTGCAGAAGAATGCCAAAATCAGAAAACCACAAAACGG agatgCTTTTTTGACGTTTTTGTTGTTGCATGGAGAAATCACAAAGAGCTGAGAAAAGGTTATTGCAGCAAGAATCAATAG